The following are encoded in a window of Corythoichthys intestinalis isolate RoL2023-P3 chromosome 8, ASM3026506v1, whole genome shotgun sequence genomic DNA:
- the dctn6 gene encoding dynactin subunit 6, giving the protein MMGGRRRINASHFNIVRLSSRLSSAVQSSVNNGNSLLILSIEMANKQNSQKSVKIAAGAVVCVESEIKGDVTIGPRTVVHPKARIIAEAGPIVIGEGNLIEEQAVIINSYPENITPDTEVEPKTMTIGINNVFEVGCLSQALKIGDNNVIESKADVGRNVILTSGCIIGAFCQVNTCEVIPENTVIYGSGCMRRVQTERPQPQTLQLDFLMKILPNYHHLKTIKASHN; this is encoded by the exons ATG ATGGGAGGGAGACGAAGAATAAATGCAAGCCACTTCAATATTGTAAGGTTGTCCAGTCGATTATCGAGTGCTGTACAATCAAGTGTCAACAACGGCAACTCCCTTCTCATTTTATCCATCGAAATGGCGAAtaaacaaaactcccaaaagag cgtCAAGATAGCAGCAGGAGCAGTGGTGTGTGTTGAAAGTGAGATTAAAGGAGATGTTACTATTG GCCCAAGGACAGTGGTCCATCCAAAAGCGCGAATAATTGCAGAAGCTGGCCCCATTGTGATTGGAGAAGGGAATTTGATCGAGGAACAAGCCGTCATTATTAACAG TTACCCTGAAAATATCACACCAGATACTGAAGTGGAACCAAAGACGATGACCATTGGCATTAATAATGTATTTGAAGTTGGCTGTT TGTCACAAGCCCTTAAAATTGGAGACAACAATGTTATAGAATCAAAAG CTGATGTAGGTAGGAATGTCATCCTAACCAGCGGCTGCATCATTGGGGCTTTCTGCCAGGTGAACACCTGTGAGGTCATACCTGAGAACACAGTCATCTATGGCTCTGGATGTATGAGGCGGGTGCAAACTGAGAGGCCACAG CCTCAAACACTGCAGCTCGATTTTCTAATGAAGATTTTGCCCAACTATCATCACTTGAAAACCATCAAGGCCAGCCATAATTAA
- the gtf2e2 gene encoding transcription initiation factor IIE subunit beta — translation MDPALLRERELFKKRALSTPVVEKRPAASDSGSHKKKKPRIEKEGSSGSKQSTESSNGSFNIKTSSGYKFGCLAKIVNYMKTRHQNGDTHFLTLDEILDETKLLDIGLKQKQWLMTEALVSNQKIEVRDGTYGFKPKYNLKDKKALLRLLDKHDQLGLGGVLLEEVEEGLPNSAKAIKALGDQITFVTRPDKKKILFYNDKHCQFLVDEEFQKLWRSVPVDSMDEEKIEEYLKKQGITSMQESGPKKVLPVQKRKKQAGQRKRHFKTHNNHLAGVLEDYADGVPVKK, via the exons ATGGATCCTGCTCTACTGAGGGAGAGGGAGCTCTTCAAGAAAAGAGCTTTGTCCACGCCAGTTGTAGAGAAGAGACCAGCTGCATCAGATTCTGGATCACACAAGAAGAAGAAGCCCCGAATAGAAAAGGAGGGCTCATCAGGATCCAAGCAGAGTActg AGTCTAGTAATGGCAGTTTTAACATTAAGACAAGCTCCGGTtacaagtttggttgtcttgcaAAGATCGTCAATTACATGAAG ACAAGacatcaaaatggcgacacacacttcctgacaCTTGATGAAATTCTGGACGAGACCAAACTTCTCGATATCggcttgaaacaaaagcagtggcTAATGACTGAG GCTTTGGTAAGTAATCAAAAAATTGAGGTCCGGGATGGCACATATGGCTTCAAGCCCAAGTACAACCTGAAGGACAAAAAAGCTTTACTGAGGCTGCTGGACAAACATGATCAGCTAGGCCTAGGAGGAGTGCTATTGGAAGAAGTTGAAGAGGGGCTTCCCAACTCCGCTAAGGCCATAAAG GCATTAGgggatcagattacatttgtgaCAAGACCGGATAAGAAAAAGATCCTGTTCTACAATGATAAACACTGTCAATTTCTGGTGGATGAAG AATTTCAGAAACTGTGGAGGAGCGTTCCGGTGGACTCTATGGATGAAGAGAAGATTGAAGAGTATTTGAAAAAGCAAGGAATCACCTCCATGCAGGAATCAGGGCCAAAGAAAGTG TTACCAGTTCAAAAGAGGAAGAAGCAAGCTGGTCAGCGAAAGAGACACTTCAAGACCCACAATAACCATTTGGCAGGAGTACTGGAGGACTATGCGGATGGTGTGCCAGTCAAAAAGTGA
- the smim18 gene encoding small integral membrane protein 18 produces MANVTTTTAANNLTLVTEDSPFSKVSLQMKEAYPFHDGWNVACFIILLLFILTVLSLAALAMLYELLDCGCCVKEKTQILQEQLQEVGSGNCSEVMTSICNESESNTEVV; encoded by the coding sequence ATGGCCAACGTCACAACAACGACAGCCGCCAACAATCTGACACTGGTCACAGAGGACAGTCCTTTCTCCAAAGTTTCACTGCAGATGAAGGAGGCCTATCCTTTCCATGATGGCTGGAACGTGGCCTGCTTTATCATCCTACTGCTGTTCATCCTCACCGTTCTGTCTCTGGCAGCCTTGGCCATGCTATACGAGCTCTTGGACTGTGGCTGCTGCGTCAAAGAAAAAACGCAGATACTACAAGAACAACTACAGGAGGTGGGGTCAGGAAACTGCAGCGAAGTAATGACCAGCATCTGCAATGAATCGGAATCCAACACAGAGGTGGTATAA